Within Myxococcales bacterium, the genomic segment ATACGAAGGTTCGGCCATGCGATTAGTTCGATGATGGCGAGGGCGTTTGACTGACACGGTCATAACAGGCGTAAGCGGCCTCTATAAAGTGCTGTGCCTCCTCGATGGCTTGGTGGGCGGCATCCGCAGCGTCGATGGGGACGCCTTCGCTTCGGTGCGCATGAAACAAGTAGTTGGCGAACTTCGCTCCTGCAAATGGGTCGTTAAACAGACCCGTGTCAAAATAGCGCGCACGAAACTCTCGAACAATGTGGTCGGGATCGTCGGTGATATCAATAAACTGCATTTGAACGAGCGCTTTTGCAGCATCTAACATGGCGCGATAGGCACGATCTTTGGCTTGCGCAACATGCCCCTTTTCAAGATCAATCTGCGCCTCAAATACGCGCGTCTCGCTGGCGGAGAGGCCAAACATGGCCAAAGGAACAATCTCGCCGGCGCACTCGCCGACACCGATGTCGCCAATCGTGTACTCGCGCGGGTCGCCCCAATCGGAATAATAGGACGGGTCTGCCTCATAACTGGGCACTTCCATGAGATGCTTTAAAAGGTCACGGATTTCGGCTTTGCCCGTACGACTGATCCAGGTTTGAAAACTTTCCGAATCTTGTCGTTGCTCGACGTATCGCTGGGTGAGCACGTCGATGACTTCAGGCACGCGCTTAGAGGGCACCGCGCCAATGGCAAGGCCATAAGCCCCTCCATTGTTGGCCCATTGCCCGCCCAATACAACTTGAAAATGCGGAACGCGGCGACCTTTTACGTTGCGGCTGACGCCGAGAAAACCGAGGTCTGCGATGTGATGCTGGCCACAGGAGTTAAAGCAACCGCTGCATTTGATGCGCAGCTCGGAGACCTCTTTGGGAATGTCGCCTTCCTTCGCTCGGCTTAGGAGGCGGTCGCTTAGCTCGGCAGACAGGCCGCGGGACGATGAAATGCCGAGCTTGCATGTATCGGTACCCGGGCAAGACGTAATGTCCACAATGGTGCCAGCTCCCGTTTCGTTCAGCCCTTCGGCTGACAGTGCGGCATGGAATGCGGGCAAGTCGGATTCCCTCAGCCAGCGAAAGACAAGGTTCTGTTCCACTGTCGTGCACATGGTGTCACCCGTGAAACGGCGAGCGATGTCCGCAAGCGCGCGGGCTTGCCGCGACGTGAAGTCGCCCAAGGGTAAACGCACGGTGGCGACCACATAGCCCGACTGCGCCTGTGGTTTGACGTTTGTCTTGC encodes:
- a CDS encoding nitrite/sulfite reductase, with protein sequence MAMSSWKSQLASSLVPEMAEEIDAFDTQIALRKLGKFEEKLFAETRLRRGVYGQRYDNGQRHNGTQSQTLNFPCGSLTKGPSTVWDAPGMQRIKIPYGRMTATQLDVLAEVAEEYSDAILHVTTRQDIQLHFVHIEDTPDMMRRLAAVGITTREACGNSVRNITACQFAGVCNTESFDVRPHANAMVRFLLGHPDVQDFGRKFKIAFSGCKDNACGLVAIHDLGVVAVTRSVAGKLERGFEFYVGGGLGAVPQQAKLFDAFLPERELLPMTQAVCRVYAKLGERSNRARARIKFLVSKLGIDAFRRLVLEEREHIPHDPRWEALLQDPTTLDGATLFEEKPKYPGQSLPDGEYPEAFLKWRKTNVKPQAQSGYVVATVRLPLGDFTSRQARALADIARRFTGDTMCTTVEQNLVFRWLRESDLPAFHAALSAEGLNETGAGTIVDITSCPGTDTCKLGISSSRGLSAELSDRLLSRAKEGDIPKEVSELRIKCSGCFNSCGQHHIADLGFLGVSRNVKGRRVPHFQVVLGGQWANNGGAYGLAIGAVPSKRVPEVIDVLTQRYVEQRQDSESFQTWISRTGKAEIRDLLKHLMEVPSYEADPSYYSDWGDPREYTIGDIGVGECAGEIVPLAMFGLSASETRVFEAQIDLEKGHVAQAKDRAYRAMLDAAKALVQMQFIDITDDPDHIVREFRARYFDTGLFNDPFAGAKFANYLFHAHRSEGVPIDAADAAHQAIEEAQHFIEAAYACYDRVSQTPSPSSN